A genomic region of Streptomyces sp. R33 contains the following coding sequences:
- a CDS encoding cellulose-binding protein: MSDTSSPFGFELVRRGYDRGQVDDRITKLVSDRDSALGRINSLEKRIEELHLETQNAQAQVSDAEPSYAGLGARVEKILRLAEEEAKDLREEARRAAEQHRELAESAAQQVRNDAESFAADRKSKAEDEGVRIVEKAKGDASTLRAEAQKDAASKREEADALFEETRAKAAQAAADFETNLAKRREQSERDLASRQAKAEKRLAEIEHRAEQLRLEAEKLRTDAERRARQTVETAQRQAEDIVADANAKADRIRSESERELAALTNRRDSINAQLTNVREMLATLTGAAVAAANPIVDDEPVTRGVPAQQSR; encoded by the coding sequence ATGAGCGACACTTCCTCCCCCTTCGGCTTCGAGCTCGTGCGGCGTGGTTACGACCGCGGTCAGGTGGACGACCGCATTACCAAGCTGGTCTCCGACCGCGACAGCGCCCTTGGACGTATCAACTCTCTGGAAAAGCGGATCGAGGAGCTGCACCTCGAGACGCAGAACGCCCAGGCCCAGGTGAGCGACGCCGAGCCGTCGTACGCCGGCCTCGGCGCCCGGGTCGAGAAGATCCTGCGCCTGGCCGAGGAGGAGGCGAAGGACCTGCGCGAGGAGGCCCGTCGCGCGGCCGAGCAGCACCGTGAGCTCGCCGAGTCGGCTGCCCAGCAGGTCCGCAACGACGCCGAGTCGTTCGCCGCCGACCGCAAGTCGAAGGCGGAGGACGAGGGCGTCCGCATCGTCGAGAAGGCCAAGGGCGACGCCTCCACCCTGCGCGCCGAGGCCCAGAAGGACGCCGCCTCCAAGCGCGAGGAGGCCGACGCCCTGTTCGAGGAGACCCGCGCCAAGGCCGCTCAGGCCGCCGCGGACTTCGAGACCAACCTGGCCAAGCGCCGCGAGCAGTCCGAGCGCGACCTGGCCTCGCGTCAGGCCAAGGCCGAGAAGCGCCTCGCGGAGATCGAGCACCGCGCCGAGCAGCTGCGCCTGGAGGCCGAGAAGCTGCGTACGGACGCCGAACGCCGCGCCCGCCAGACCGTGGAGACCGCGCAGCGCCAGGCCGAGGACATCGTCGCCGACGCCAACGCGAAGGCCGACCGCATCCGCAGCGAGTCCGAGCGCGAGCTGGCGGCGCTCACCAACCGCCGCGACTCCATCAACGCCCAGCTGACCAACGTCCGCGAGATGCTGGCGACGCTGACCGGTGCGGCTGTCGCAGCGGCCAACCCGATCGTCGACGACGAGCCCGTCACCCGCGGCGTCCCGGCGCAGCAGAGCCGCTAG
- a CDS encoding ABC transporter permease, whose translation MTGPTSTADQPKSYTSPLPTPRPHLGHAVASEWTKMISVRSTVWTLGSLVLLVVGVGLLAVSETRSADYQDVPLTAPALFGLLVGQVSVMVLGILTITSEYGTGLIRTTFTAAPDRARVLTAKYLVFSTVAFLTVTGSVAVVGLASAILRGGTAAGSHGGREWVNALIGCLYVTLLGVLGLAVGAMLRHSAGAIAVMLGLVTLPPVIGGMLSMWETMASLGRAVLQFNAPVALMQLFGLPNNDTANLPGNAAQLLLILLVTGAAVAGSFVLVGRRDV comes from the coding sequence ATGACCGGCCCCACGAGCACCGCGGACCAGCCGAAGAGCTACACCTCGCCGCTGCCGACGCCCCGGCCGCACCTCGGGCACGCCGTGGCCTCGGAGTGGACGAAGATGATCTCGGTGCGCTCGACGGTGTGGACGCTCGGCTCGCTGGTGCTGCTCGTCGTCGGTGTCGGGCTGCTCGCCGTCTCCGAGACCCGCTCGGCCGACTACCAGGACGTGCCGCTCACTGCGCCCGCGCTGTTCGGGCTGCTGGTGGGCCAGGTCTCCGTGATGGTGCTCGGGATCCTGACGATCACCTCCGAGTACGGCACGGGGCTGATCCGTACGACCTTCACCGCCGCCCCCGACCGGGCCCGGGTGCTGACCGCCAAGTACCTCGTCTTCTCCACCGTCGCCTTCCTGACCGTCACCGGTTCGGTGGCGGTGGTCGGGCTGGCTTCCGCGATCCTGCGGGGTGGCACGGCCGCCGGCTCACACGGCGGCCGGGAATGGGTCAACGCCCTGATCGGCTGCCTGTACGTCACCCTGCTCGGCGTGCTGGGCCTGGCGGTCGGGGCGATGCTGCGGCATTCCGCCGGGGCGATCGCCGTGATGCTGGGGCTCGTCACGCTGCCGCCGGTGATAGGCGGGATGCTCAGCATGTGGGAGACCATGGCCTCGCTCGGCCGGGCCGTGCTCCAGTTCAACGCCCCGGTCGCCCTCATGCAGTTGTTCGGCCTGCCGAACAACGACACCGCCAACCTGCCGGGCAACGCGGCGCAGCTGTTGCTGATCCTGCTGGTGACGGGGGCCGCGGTGGCCGGCTCGTTCGTGCTGGTCGGCCGCCGCGACGTCTGA
- the scy gene encoding polarized growth protein Scy, which produces MRGYESQESHQAEADHLSRFEAEMERLKKERGKAVQHAEDLGYQVEVLRAKLHEVRRNLASRPAYDSADMGYQAEQLLRNAQIQADQMRSDAERELRDARAQTQRILQEHAEHQARLQAELHAEAVNRRQRLDQELNERRQTVEAHVNENVAWAEQLRARTESQARRLMDESRAEAEQSLNAARAEAARVTEETRRRLAADAEAARAETEATLLRARKEAERLLTAASAQAQEATEHAERLRSSTTAEAEQTRQQTLDLGRVAEQRAQEADAALRSARAEAEKLLADAKESAARQLASAESVNEQRTRTAKEQVARLVGEATKEAEVLKAEAEQTLADARAGVERLRAEAAEQARAAAAEDTAAQLAKAARTAEDVLNKASEDARATTRAASEEAERIRREAESEAERLRVQAAATADELKGAAKDDTEEYRARTVELQAEARRLRGEAEQLRAEAVAEGERIRGEARREAVQQIEEAARTAEELLGKAKSDADELRGGASAESERVRAEAVERATTLRKQAEETLERTRAEAERLRAEAEEQAEAVRAEADAAARARREETEQAIAAKRAEADEELVRLHAEAESRLGTAEQTLRDARGAAENIRRETSEEADRLRAEAAERIRSLQAQAEAEADQLRTDAADDAGRARAEAEQVAVRLRSEAESEAERVRTEAQETADRLRAEAKAAAERVAAEAAEALAAAQEEAARRRREAEETLASARTDAESERAQAREQSEELLASARKRSEEAQAEAARLTEEAERRAAELVSAAEATAQQVRDSVAGLHEQAEEEITGLRSAAEHAAERTKTEAEEEAARVRADAYDERERATEDANRIRTEARSETDAAKALAERTVGDAIAEAEQLRSDTAEYAQRVRTEATDALAAAERDAARTRADARDDANRIRGEAADSLESSRAEGGRIVAEATAEAERLTEETLAANAATVGEATAEAERITAEAAEAADATRTEAAGTLDEARAEANRLRTEAAEQADRLVTEAASEAERLTEETRAANEATVGEATAKAERLTRQASDMLAAAERDATRILVDARNEGDRLVDETRAANEATVGEAAAEAERLRTEAAQTLDDARAEGGRIIGEATAEADRVTVAANETLASAERESERTLDEARAEAGRLRSEAAEQADRLITEAASEADKLTEQTRKDNERTVGEAQAEAERLRAEASEALASAQEHATRTRSEAERVKAEAATEAERTRTEARAESERLLDEAREEANKRRSEAAEQVDRLITEAAAEADKLASDAQAKALAATTAAEEQADAMVDAARKEAARISSEATVEGNSLVEKARTDADELLVGARSDAAAIRERAEELRSRVEGEVEELHERARRESAEQMKSAGERVDKLVRAATEQSVEAEAKAKALVSDASSEASKVRIAAVRKAEALLKEAEQKKAELAREAENALAQAKAEAERLVDEGRRELEVLVRRREDIQAEISRVQDVLEALESFEAPSGGGKPAVGGQGAGGVKAGAAAGSTRSGGKSSEG; this is translated from the coding sequence GTGCGGGGCTACGAAAGCCAGGAGAGCCATCAGGCTGAAGCCGACCACCTCTCGCGCTTCGAAGCCGAGATGGAGCGGCTGAAGAAGGAGCGCGGGAAGGCCGTCCAGCACGCCGAAGACCTCGGGTACCAGGTCGAAGTGCTGCGCGCCAAGCTCCACGAGGTGCGCCGCAATCTGGCGTCCCGCCCTGCCTACGACAGTGCGGACATGGGCTACCAGGCGGAGCAGCTGCTCCGCAATGCCCAGATCCAGGCCGACCAGATGCGCTCGGACGCCGAGCGCGAGCTGCGCGACGCCCGGGCGCAGACCCAGCGCATCCTGCAGGAGCACGCCGAGCACCAGGCGCGCCTGCAGGCCGAGCTGCACGCCGAGGCCGTCAACCGCCGCCAGCGCCTGGACCAGGAGCTCAACGAGCGCCGCCAGACCGTCGAGGCGCACGTCAACGAGAACGTGGCCTGGGCCGAGCAGCTGCGCGCCCGTACGGAGTCCCAGGCCCGCCGGCTCATGGACGAGTCCCGCGCCGAGGCCGAGCAGTCCCTGAACGCGGCCCGCGCCGAGGCCGCCCGCGTCACCGAGGAGACCCGGCGCCGGCTGGCCGCCGATGCCGAGGCCGCCCGTGCGGAGACCGAAGCCACCCTGCTGCGCGCCCGCAAGGAGGCCGAGCGGCTGCTGACCGCCGCCTCCGCGCAGGCCCAGGAGGCCACCGAGCACGCCGAGCGGCTGCGCAGCAGCACCACCGCCGAGGCCGAGCAGACCCGGCAGCAGACCCTCGACCTCGGCCGGGTGGCCGAGCAGCGGGCCCAGGAGGCCGACGCAGCCCTGCGCTCGGCGCGCGCCGAGGCCGAGAAGCTCCTCGCGGACGCCAAGGAGAGCGCCGCACGGCAGCTCGCCTCTGCGGAGTCCGTCAACGAGCAGCGCACCCGCACCGCCAAGGAGCAGGTGGCCCGGCTGGTCGGCGAGGCCACCAAGGAGGCGGAGGTCCTCAAGGCCGAGGCCGAGCAGACCCTCGCCGACGCCCGCGCCGGCGTCGAGCGGCTGCGCGCGGAGGCCGCGGAGCAGGCCCGCGCGGCGGCGGCCGAGGACACGGCCGCCCAGCTGGCGAAGGCGGCCCGCACGGCGGAGGACGTACTGAACAAGGCCTCGGAGGACGCGCGGGCCACCACCCGTGCCGCGTCCGAGGAGGCGGAGCGGATCCGCCGCGAGGCCGAGTCCGAGGCGGAGCGGCTGCGCGTCCAGGCGGCGGCCACGGCCGACGAGCTCAAGGGCGCCGCGAAGGACGACACCGAGGAGTACCGGGCCCGGACCGTCGAACTCCAGGCGGAGGCCCGGCGGCTGCGCGGCGAGGCCGAGCAGCTGCGCGCCGAGGCGGTCGCCGAGGGCGAGCGGATCCGCGGCGAGGCCCGCCGCGAGGCGGTCCAGCAGATCGAGGAGGCGGCCCGGACCGCCGAGGAGCTGCTGGGCAAGGCCAAGTCGGACGCGGACGAGCTGCGCGGCGGGGCGAGCGCCGAGAGCGAGCGGGTCCGCGCCGAGGCCGTCGAGCGGGCCACCACACTGCGCAAGCAGGCCGAGGAGACCCTCGAGCGGACCCGCGCCGAGGCGGAGCGGCTGCGCGCCGAGGCCGAGGAGCAGGCGGAGGCCGTACGGGCCGAGGCCGACGCGGCGGCCCGTGCGCGGCGCGAGGAGACCGAGCAGGCCATCGCGGCGAAGCGGGCGGAGGCCGACGAGGAGCTCGTACGCCTGCACGCGGAGGCCGAGAGCCGGCTGGGCACGGCCGAGCAGACGCTGCGCGACGCCCGCGGGGCGGCGGAGAACATCCGCCGGGAGACCAGCGAGGAGGCCGACCGGCTGCGCGCCGAGGCGGCGGAGCGGATCCGCAGCCTCCAGGCACAGGCGGAGGCCGAGGCCGACCAGCTGCGCACCGACGCGGCGGACGACGCCGGGCGGGCTCGTGCGGAGGCCGAGCAGGTCGCCGTACGGCTGCGCAGCGAGGCGGAGTCCGAGGCGGAGCGGGTGCGCACCGAGGCGCAGGAGACCGCGGACCGGCTGCGTGCGGAGGCCAAGGCCGCCGCCGAGCGGGTCGCCGCGGAGGCCGCCGAGGCGCTGGCCGCCGCGCAGGAGGAGGCCGCCCGGCGCCGCCGGGAGGCCGAGGAGACCCTCGCGTCGGCCCGGACGGACGCGGAGAGCGAGCGGGCCCAGGCCCGCGAGCAGAGCGAGGAACTGCTGGCTTCGGCCCGCAAGCGCTCCGAGGAGGCGCAGGCCGAGGCGGCCCGCCTGACCGAGGAGGCGGAGCGGCGCGCCGCGGAGCTGGTGTCGGCGGCGGAGGCCACCGCCCAGCAGGTACGGGACTCCGTGGCCGGTCTGCACGAGCAGGCCGAGGAGGAGATCACCGGGCTGCGCAGCGCCGCCGAGCACGCGGCGGAGCGTACGAAGACGGAGGCCGAGGAGGAGGCTGCGCGCGTCCGCGCGGACGCCTACGACGAGCGCGAGCGGGCCACGGAGGACGCCAACCGGATCCGCACCGAGGCGCGTTCGGAGACGGACGCGGCGAAGGCCCTGGCCGAGCGCACGGTCGGCGACGCGATCGCCGAGGCGGAGCAGCTGCGCAGCGACACCGCCGAGTACGCGCAGCGGGTGCGTACGGAGGCGACGGACGCGCTGGCCGCGGCCGAGCGCGACGCGGCCCGGACCCGGGCCGATGCCCGTGACGACGCGAACCGGATCCGCGGCGAGGCGGCGGACTCCCTGGAGTCCTCGCGCGCCGAGGGCGGCCGGATCGTCGCCGAGGCGACGGCGGAGGCCGAGCGGCTCACCGAGGAGACCCTGGCGGCGAACGCGGCCACCGTCGGCGAGGCCACCGCGGAGGCGGAGCGGATCACCGCCGAGGCGGCCGAGGCGGCCGACGCCACCCGCACCGAGGCGGCGGGCACGCTGGACGAGGCGCGCGCGGAGGCCAACCGGCTGCGTACCGAGGCCGCGGAGCAGGCGGACCGGCTCGTCACCGAGGCCGCGTCCGAGGCGGAGCGGCTCACGGAGGAGACGCGCGCCGCGAACGAGGCGACGGTCGGCGAGGCGACGGCGAAGGCCGAGCGGCTCACCCGGCAGGCGTCCGACATGCTGGCCGCGGCCGAGCGGGACGCGACGCGGATCCTGGTCGACGCCCGCAACGAGGGCGACCGGCTGGTCGACGAGACGCGTGCGGCCAACGAGGCCACCGTCGGCGAGGCCGCGGCGGAGGCCGAGCGGCTGCGCACGGAGGCGGCGCAGACCCTGGACGACGCCCGTGCGGAGGGCGGCCGGATCATCGGCGAGGCCACCGCGGAGGCGGACCGGGTCACGGTCGCTGCGAACGAGACGCTCGCGAGCGCCGAGCGGGAGTCCGAGCGGACCCTCGACGAGGCGCGCGCGGAGGCGGGGCGGCTGCGCAGCGAGGCCGCCGAGCAGGCGGACCGGCTCATCACCGAGGCCGCGTCCGAGGCGGACAAGCTCACCGAGCAGACCCGCAAGGACAACGAGCGCACGGTCGGCGAGGCCCAGGCCGAGGCCGAGCGGCTGCGTGCGGAGGCCTCGGAGGCCCTGGCCTCGGCGCAGGAGCACGCGACCCGTACCCGCTCGGAGGCCGAGCGCGTCAAGGCCGAGGCGGCGACCGAGGCGGAGCGCACCCGTACGGAGGCCCGCGCGGAGTCGGAGCGGCTGCTGGACGAGGCCCGCGAGGAGGCGAACAAGCGGCGCAGCGAGGCTGCGGAGCAGGTGGACCGGCTCATCACCGAGGCCGCGGCGGAGGCGGACAAGCTCGCCTCCGACGCCCAGGCCAAGGCCCTGGCCGCGACGACGGCGGCCGAGGAGCAGGCCGACGCGATGGTCGACGCGGCCCGCAAGGAGGCCGCGCGGATCTCCTCGGAGGCGACCGTCGAGGGCAACTCCCTGGTGGAGAAGGCCCGTACGGACGCGGACGAGCTGCTGGTCGGCGCGCGCAGCGACGCCGCTGCCATAAGGGAGCGGGCGGAGGAGCTGCGCTCCCGCGTCGAGGGCGAGGTCGAGGAGCTGCACGAGCGGGCCCGCCGGGAGTCGGCCGAGCAGATGAAGTCGGCCGGCGAGCGCGTGGACAAGCTGGTCCGGGCGGCGACCGAGCAGAGCGTCGAGGCCGAGGCGAAGGCCAAGGCGCTGGTGTCGGACGCGAGCAGCGAGGCGAGCAAGGTCCGGATCGCGGCAGTGCGCAAGGCCGAGGCGCTGCTCAAGGAGGCCGAGCAGAAGAAGGCCGAGCTGGCCCGCGAGGCCGAGAACGCCCTCGCGCAGGCGAAGGCGGAGGCGGAGCGGCTCGTCGACGAGGGGCGCCGTGAGCTGGAGGTCCTGGTGCGCAGGCGCGAGGACATTCAGGCGGAGATCTCCCGTGTCCAGGACGTTCTCGAGGCGTTGGAATCATTCGAGGCGCCTTCGGGTGGCGGAAAGCCCGCGGTCGGCGGCCAGGGCGCGGGGGGCGTGAAGGCCGGGGCTGCTGCGGGTTCCACTCGTTCGGGTGGCAAGTCGTCGGAGGGCTAG
- a CDS encoding ABC transporter ATP-binding protein gives MIELEGLTKRFGAKTAVDHLSFQVRPGVVTGFLGPNGAGKSTTMRMMLDLDNPTSGTVRIDGKRYRDLQEPLKHIGALLDAKAMHGGRSAYNNLLCLAQSNRIPQGRVAEVLDLVGLTAVAKKKSKGFSLGMGQRLGIASALLGDPEILMFDEPVNGLDPEGILWIRNLMKGLAAEGRTIFVSSHLMSEMALTADHLIVIGQGKLLADMSMADFIHHNSRSYVRVRSPQQERLKDVLHGAGIDAISVPATGTLEIDGVAAEQLGELAAQHQIVLHELSPQRASLEEAFMRMTADSVEYHAHAPGAPGMLPGPVQAADNPARPADVPAWGAGYEATRKGGE, from the coding sequence ATGATCGAGCTTGAGGGCCTTACCAAACGTTTCGGCGCGAAGACCGCCGTGGACCACCTCAGCTTCCAGGTCAGACCGGGGGTGGTGACGGGCTTCCTCGGCCCCAACGGGGCAGGGAAGTCCACGACCATGCGCATGATGCTCGACCTCGACAACCCGACCAGCGGCACGGTCCGGATCGACGGGAAGCGCTACCGGGACCTGCAGGAGCCGTTGAAGCACATCGGGGCGCTGCTGGACGCGAAGGCCATGCACGGCGGCCGCAGCGCGTACAACAACCTTCTCTGCCTTGCCCAGTCGAACCGGATCCCGCAGGGCCGGGTGGCCGAGGTGCTGGATCTTGTCGGGCTGACGGCCGTGGCGAAGAAGAAGTCGAAAGGATTTTCGCTGGGCATGGGCCAGCGGCTGGGAATCGCCTCTGCGCTGCTGGGCGACCCGGAGATCCTCATGTTCGACGAACCCGTCAATGGTCTGGACCCGGAGGGAATTCTCTGGATCAGGAATCTTATGAAGGGGTTGGCGGCCGAGGGAAGGACGATCTTCGTCTCGTCCCACTTGATGAGCGAAATGGCGCTGACCGCAGACCATTTGATCGTTATCGGCCAGGGAAAGCTTCTGGCCGACATGTCCATGGCTGATTTCATTCACCATAACTCGCGCAGCTACGTCCGGGTGCGCTCGCCGCAGCAGGAGCGGCTCAAGGACGTCCTGCACGGGGCCGGGATCGACGCCATCAGCGTCCCGGCCACCGGCACGCTGGAGATCGACGGGGTGGCCGCGGAGCAGCTCGGCGAGCTGGCCGCCCAGCACCAGATCGTGCTGCACGAACTCAGCCCGCAACGGGCTTCACTGGAGGAAGCGTTCATGCGCATGACGGCCGACTCCGTCGAGTACCACGCCCACGCACCGGGCGCACCGGGCATGCTGCCCGGGCCCGTCCAGGCCGCCGACAATCCGGCCCGGCCAGCCGACGTCCCCGCGTGGGGCGCCGGTTACGAGGCGACGCGCAAGGGTGGCGAGTGA
- a CDS encoding ABC transporter permease subunit — protein sequence MAFNAVLKSEWTKIRTVPSTAWTLATAFLITVAMGAGLCAAVNATFEDLPKEQQITFDATQMSFSGMLLGQLAILVFGAMVVGSEYSTGMIRTSLAAVPRRSSLMLGKITAATALALVAGLATGFVSFFLGQAILGDHSIGLGGENVLRAVIGVGLYMALLALFAIGASMMLRNTAASIAILITFILILPIVLSVVDATRKVAYYLPSQSGAAIMQTVPAGSSDVPYGPWGGLGIMVLWVLAAVLGGYLVLKKRDA from the coding sequence ATGGCCTTCAATGCCGTCCTCAAGTCCGAGTGGACCAAGATCCGCACGGTCCCCTCCACCGCCTGGACCCTGGCCACCGCCTTCCTGATCACCGTCGCCATGGGCGCCGGACTGTGCGCCGCGGTCAACGCGACCTTCGAGGATCTGCCCAAGGAGCAGCAGATCACCTTCGACGCCACCCAGATGAGCTTCTCCGGGATGCTCCTGGGCCAGCTGGCGATCCTCGTCTTCGGGGCGATGGTGGTCGGCAGCGAGTACAGCACGGGCATGATCCGCACCTCCCTCGCCGCCGTGCCCCGGCGCAGCAGCCTGATGCTCGGGAAGATCACCGCCGCCACCGCCCTGGCGCTGGTGGCGGGCCTGGCCACCGGCTTCGTCTCCTTCTTCCTCGGCCAGGCGATCCTCGGCGACCACAGCATCGGGCTGGGCGGGGAGAACGTCCTGCGCGCGGTGATCGGCGTCGGCCTCTACATGGCGCTGCTCGCCCTGTTCGCCATCGGCGCGTCGATGATGCTGCGCAACACGGCCGCCTCGATCGCGATCCTGATCACCTTCATCCTGATCCTTCCCATCGTCCTGAGCGTGGTCGACGCCACCCGCAAGGTCGCCTACTACCTGCCCAGCCAATCCGGCGCCGCGATCATGCAGACCGTGCCCGCGGGCAGCTCGGACGTGCCCTACGGACCGTGGGGCGGTCTCGGCATCATGGTGCTCTGGGTGCTGGCCGCCGTACTCGGGGGCTACCTGGTGCTGAAGAAGCGCGACGCCTGA
- a CDS encoding ABC transporter ATP-binding protein has translation MIEAVGLTKRYGAKTAVDQLSFQVRPGHVTGFLGPNGSGKSTTMRMILGLDRPTAGHVTINGVPFRQLPNAQRHVGALLDAKAVHGGRRARKHLLSVAQLSGIPEKRVDEVLGVVGLQDVAGQRTKGFSLGMGQRLGIAAALLGDPQVLLFDEPVNGLDPEGILWVRTLMRRLAAEGRTVFVSSHLMSEMALTADHLIVIGRGRLLADMGTQEFIAHNSAGFARVRAADNDHDGRYALGTALTKAGGRVLQEPDGALRVTGLELPRISDLAHEAGVRLWELSPHRASLEEAYMRMTQPAVEYTSTDDPRAELWEPEPLSVPAWEDELPTPEVPQTGFFAPPPPGAGGQPFLMPSSPGELAGAPQNTPTDTRKDTR, from the coding sequence ATGATCGAGGCTGTCGGCCTGACCAAGCGCTACGGCGCCAAGACCGCCGTCGACCAGCTGTCCTTCCAGGTCAGGCCGGGACACGTGACGGGATTCCTGGGGCCGAACGGCTCCGGGAAGTCCACCACCATGCGCATGATCCTCGGCCTGGACCGGCCCACGGCGGGCCACGTGACGATCAACGGCGTGCCCTTCCGGCAGCTGCCGAACGCCCAGCGGCACGTCGGGGCCCTGCTCGACGCCAAAGCCGTGCACGGCGGCCGCCGGGCCCGCAAGCACCTGCTCTCCGTCGCCCAGCTCTCCGGCATCCCGGAGAAGCGGGTGGACGAGGTGCTCGGCGTGGTCGGCCTCCAGGACGTCGCCGGGCAGCGCACGAAGGGCTTCTCGCTCGGCATGGGCCAGCGGCTCGGCATCGCCGCCGCCCTCCTCGGCGACCCCCAGGTGCTGCTGTTCGACGAGCCGGTCAACGGGCTCGACCCCGAGGGCATCCTCTGGGTCCGCACCCTGATGCGCCGGCTCGCCGCCGAGGGCCGCACGGTGTTCGTTTCCTCACACCTGATGAGCGAGATGGCGCTGACGGCCGACCACCTGATCGTGATCGGCCGGGGGCGGCTGCTGGCCGACATGGGAACCCAGGAGTTCATCGCGCACAACTCGGCCGGATTCGCGCGGGTGCGCGCGGCCGACAATGATCACGATGGCCGGTATGCACTGGGTACGGCGCTGACCAAGGCGGGTGGCCGGGTCCTCCAGGAGCCCGACGGGGCACTGCGCGTGACCGGTCTGGAGCTGCCCCGCATCTCCGACCTCGCGCACGAGGCCGGCGTACGGCTCTGGGAGCTGTCCCCGCACCGGGCCTCGCTCGAGGAGGCCTACATGCGGATGACGCAGCCCGCCGTGGAGTACACCTCCACCGACGACCCGCGCGCCGAACTGTGGGAGCCGGAGCCGCTGAGCGTCCCCGCCTGGGAGGACGAGCTGCCCACCCCGGAGGTGCCGCAGACCGGCTTCTTCGCTCCCCCGCCGCCCGGGGCGGGCGGGCAGCCCTTCCTGATGCCCAGCAGCCCCGGCGAGCTCGCCGGCGCCCCCCAGAACACCCCGACGGACACCCGCAAGGACACCCGATGA
- a CDS encoding SCO5389 family protein — protein sequence MSLDVSPALLEQAERGEVDEAAFVDCVRTSLPFAWEMISSLVAQLKVDGGEFADNQTPPPDEQARGQLLRALASDAIRGALQRHFGVRLAFQNCHRVAVFPLDPSSDDRLAKFTSIRGQLLNQSPELRDC from the coding sequence ATGTCGCTCGACGTCTCACCGGCCCTACTCGAACAGGCCGAGCGAGGCGAGGTCGACGAAGCCGCTTTCGTCGACTGCGTCCGGACCTCCCTGCCCTTCGCGTGGGAGATGATCAGCTCGCTGGTGGCACAGCTGAAGGTGGACGGTGGAGAGTTCGCCGACAACCAGACGCCGCCGCCCGACGAGCAGGCGCGTGGCCAGCTGCTTCGCGCTCTCGCGAGTGACGCGATACGTGGTGCGCTGCAGCGGCACTTCGGGGTGCGCCTGGCCTTCCAGAACTGCCACCGTGTGGCCGTGTTCCCGCTGGATCCTTCCTCGGACGACCGGCTGGCCAAGTTCACTTCGATCCGCGGCCAGCTGCTCAACCAGTCGCCCGAGCTCCGGGACTGCTGA
- a CDS encoding LLM class flavin-dependent oxidoreductase, whose amino-acid sequence MRVGAFVLAAQFPGQGQGEALHRAVRTAEVAEEAGLDSVWLAEHHFVPYGVCPSAVTLAALLLGRTRRLRVGTAVSVLPSTHPVALGEQAALLHLTSGGRFTLGVGRGGPWVDLEVFGGGLDAYEKEFPESLDLLRRWLTEPRVAAAGERYGFREVAVVPRPSEALDGDGSGPEVIVACTSPASVRLAAERGLPMLLGMHCGDEEKAAMVALYRRTASAAGHCPDAPHVSAGVCQLADRTADAREALLKAMPGWLKQGLDAHVTVDGRERAMRDPVAYTELLCDLHPVGTPRLAANRLAATSERTGITRFALLTEGSGDLAATEENVRRLGAEVLPRLG is encoded by the coding sequence ATGCGCGTAGGAGCGTTTGTACTGGCGGCCCAGTTCCCGGGCCAGGGACAGGGGGAGGCTCTGCACCGGGCGGTGCGGACCGCCGAGGTGGCCGAGGAGGCCGGGCTCGACTCGGTCTGGCTCGCCGAGCACCACTTCGTCCCGTACGGGGTCTGCCCGTCGGCGGTGACCCTGGCGGCGCTGCTGCTGGGACGGACGCGGCGGCTGCGGGTGGGAACGGCGGTGAGCGTGCTGCCGAGCACGCACCCGGTGGCCCTCGGGGAGCAGGCAGCGCTGCTGCACCTGACCTCGGGCGGCCGGTTCACGCTGGGGGTGGGCCGGGGCGGGCCCTGGGTGGACCTGGAGGTGTTCGGCGGTGGCCTGGACGCCTACGAGAAGGAGTTCCCGGAAAGCCTGGACCTGCTGCGCCGCTGGCTCACCGAGCCGCGGGTGGCGGCTGCCGGCGAGCGGTACGGGTTCCGCGAAGTGGCCGTCGTACCGCGGCCGTCGGAGGCGCTGGACGGGGACGGATCAGGGCCGGAAGTGATCGTCGCCTGCACCTCCCCCGCGTCGGTGCGGCTGGCCGCCGAGCGGGGGCTGCCGATGCTGCTGGGCATGCACTGCGGGGACGAGGAAAAGGCGGCCATGGTCGCGCTGTACCGGCGTACGGCCTCGGCGGCGGGCCACTGCCCGGACGCCCCGCACGTGTCGGCGGGCGTGTGCCAGCTGGCGGACCGGACGGCCGACGCCCGCGAGGCCCTGCTGAAGGCCATGCCGGGCTGGCTGAAGCAGGGGCTGGACGCGCACGTGACGGTCGACGGCCGGGAGCGCGCGATGCGGGACCCCGTCGCCTACACCGAGCTGCTCTGTGATCTGCACCCCGTGGGCACCCCGCGGCTGGCGGCGAACCGGCTCGCGGCCACCTCCGAGCGGACGGGGATCACCCGGTTCGCCCTGCTGACGGAGGGGTCCGGAGATCTCGCCGCGACGGAGGAGAACGTACGGCGCCTCGGCGCCGAGGTCCTGCCCCGCCTCGGCTGA